One window of Desulfobaculum bizertense DSM 18034 genomic DNA carries:
- the rfaE2 gene encoding D-glycero-beta-D-manno-heptose 1-phosphate adenylyltransferase, with protein MSTPFPSAQEKMLSRDDIPSVIAPLRSTRRIVFTNGCFDILHAGHADLLARARQLGDFLIVGVNSSDSVRRLKGPTRPLNPTEQRMYVLASLACVDAVIPFDEDTPYELIQAVQPHVLVKGGDWAIENIVGRDIVEASGGSVHSLKLLPGYSTTGLIQKILRTCSAEAK; from the coding sequence ATGAGCACTCCGTTCCCCTCCGCTCAGGAAAAAATGCTGAGCCGTGACGACATCCCCAGCGTAATTGCGCCCCTGCGCAGCACCAGGCGCATCGTTTTCACCAACGGCTGTTTCGATATTTTGCATGCTGGGCACGCCGACCTTTTGGCCCGCGCTCGCCAGCTCGGTGACTTTCTCATCGTCGGCGTCAACAGCAGCGACTCTGTACGCCGCCTCAAAGGCCCGACGCGCCCTCTCAACCCCACAGAGCAGCGCATGTATGTGCTCGCCTCTCTCGCGTGTGTGGACGCCGTTATACCCTTTGACGAGGATACTCCCTACGAGCTGATTCAAGCCGTTCAGCCTCACGTCCTCGTAAAAGGCGGCGACTGGGCTATCGAAAACATCGTCGGCCGCGACATCGTCGAAGCCTCCGGCGGCTCTGTCCACTCCCTCAAGCTCTTGCCCGGCTACTCCACAACAGGACTCATTCAAAAAATCCTCCGCACCTGCTCCGCAGAAGCAAAATAA
- the thyX gene encoding FAD-dependent thymidylate synthase gives MKIVPASFEIMFMPDPDAVMINIEAAGRTCYKSEDKITPDSARAFVKRIIASGHESVIEHATATVRFVCDRGVTHELVRHRVASYSQESTRYANYSKDKFGSEITVIRPLFWDEDSEEYALWKESMEQAERLYLALIEKGAKAQEARSVLPNSLKTEIVMTANLREWRHVFRLRCDSPAHPQIREIMLPLLDRFGTELPALFGDLREKYAKDIESFQQRADELRA, from the coding sequence ATGAAGATTGTACCAGCATCATTTGAAATAATGTTTATGCCCGACCCGGACGCCGTGATGATCAACATCGAAGCCGCTGGCCGGACCTGCTACAAGTCCGAGGACAAAATTACCCCGGATTCTGCACGGGCTTTTGTGAAGCGCATCATTGCCAGTGGTCACGAGAGTGTGATCGAGCACGCTACGGCAACTGTCCGCTTTGTCTGTGACCGTGGAGTGACCCACGAGCTGGTGCGTCATCGAGTTGCCTCCTATTCACAGGAGAGCACACGCTACGCCAACTACTCCAAAGACAAGTTCGGAAGCGAGATCACGGTGATTCGGCCGCTGTTCTGGGATGAAGATTCCGAGGAATATGCGCTTTGGAAGGAATCTATGGAACAGGCCGAGCGTTTGTACCTTGCTTTGATTGAGAAGGGTGCCAAGGCTCAGGAAGCCCGTTCTGTGTTGCCGAACAGCCTAAAAACCGAGATTGTCATGACCGCAAATCTGCGAGAGTGGCGTCATGTTTTCCGTCTTCGCTGTGACTCTCCTGCCCATCCTCAGATTCGGGAGATTATGCTTCCGCTTCTGGATCGTTTCGGAACAGAGCTTCCGGCGCTGTTTGGCGATCTTCGCGAGAAGTACGCCAAGGACATTGAAAGCTTTCAGCAGCGAGCTGATGAGCTGAGGGCATAG
- a CDS encoding chemotaxis protein CheW: MVQQKAQEAGQYLSFVLAGELYALDISKVREVLEVQEVTKIPRTPEFLRGVINLRGNAVPVVDMRLKFGMSATEYTVNTCIIIMEVNMDGEELILGALADSVREVIELTGDEIKPPPRMGTTVDTNFISGMSKQDEQFIMLLDIDTVFSAEELQAVRSVDVAPEPVQNAQALEPQGKDEDLPGLEGLAPA, translated from the coding sequence ATGGTACAGCAAAAAGCACAAGAAGCTGGTCAGTATCTGAGTTTTGTTTTGGCGGGTGAGCTGTATGCTCTGGACATTTCAAAGGTCAGGGAGGTTCTGGAAGTACAGGAAGTCACCAAGATCCCGCGGACTCCAGAGTTTTTGCGTGGGGTGATTAACCTGCGCGGCAATGCGGTCCCGGTCGTGGACATGCGTCTCAAGTTCGGCATGTCGGCGACGGAATACACCGTGAACACCTGCATTATCATAATGGAAGTCAACATGGACGGCGAAGAGCTGATTCTTGGCGCTCTGGCTGATTCGGTGCGCGAAGTGATTGAGCTGACGGGCGATGAGATCAAGCCACCGCCGCGAATGGGGACCACTGTCGACACAAACTTCATCAGTGGCATGTCCAAACAGGATGAGCAGTTTATTATGCTGCTGGACATCGATACGGTGTTCTCTGCGGAAGAGCTTCAGGCTGTGCGGTCTGTTGATGTAGCCCCAGAACCTGTACAGAATGCACAGGCTCTGGAACCACAGGGAAAAGATGAAGATTTGCCGGGCTTGGAAGGCCTTGCCCCGGCATAG
- a CDS encoding DUF429 domain-containing protein: MSTDADGDRSREYIAGVDGTKNGWILTKAKDWPCTEIPDVFFANNFEELIALTQDCDAIALDMPLGLPSRDEIRTCDREARSLLESLSPSPRGAASRLFLTPPREALYGHGGKAREFQKLHRQYRGKGAGLPVWGIVPKMTEADAALCTDPTLQDRFFEFHPELAFAHLAGKTLASKHNAAGVLSRFTLLHPFLPRLLDISLDSSFHSATIDDILDALVGLSTAAHFRRVRHDASPQDRRLPASTVPLDVKGLRMEIWF, encoded by the coding sequence GTGAGCACAGACGCGGACGGTGACCGGTCACGGGAATACATAGCCGGAGTTGACGGCACAAAAAATGGCTGGATTCTCACCAAAGCCAAAGACTGGCCCTGCACAGAAATCCCAGACGTTTTTTTTGCCAACAATTTTGAAGAACTGATTGCACTCACTCAGGATTGTGACGCCATCGCACTCGACATGCCGCTTGGCCTCCCCTCCCGCGACGAAATCAGAACCTGTGACCGTGAGGCCCGCAGCCTTCTTGAATCACTCAGCCCCTCGCCCCGGGGAGCCGCTTCACGACTCTTTTTAACCCCGCCGCGCGAGGCTCTGTATGGGCATGGTGGCAAAGCGCGCGAATTTCAGAAGCTCCACCGCCAGTACAGAGGAAAAGGTGCCGGACTTCCAGTCTGGGGCATTGTCCCAAAGATGACCGAAGCCGACGCAGCGCTCTGCACGGACCCTACCCTTCAAGACCGCTTTTTTGAGTTTCATCCCGAACTCGCCTTTGCTCACCTTGCGGGGAAAACCCTCGCCTCCAAGCATAATGCCGCAGGCGTTCTCTCCCGCTTCACCCTCCTCCACCCCTTCCTTCCCCGACTTTTGGACATTTCTCTCGATAGCTCATTCCATTCCGCCACAATAGATGACATACTCGACGCTTTGGTTGGACTATCCACCGCGGCACACTTTCGACGTGTTCGCCACGATGCTTCACCACAAGACCGCAGGCTCCCCGCGTCAACGGTTCCGCTCGATGTGAAGGGGCTGCGAATGGAGATATGGTTCTGA
- a CDS encoding MarR family winged helix-turn-helix transcriptional regulator: MSTNTLAPQFDALLSVLSRIPSRDFSAVQTSVDLLETAQAMFRCLEERFFKDVVSKGKFMVLTLLMDAPESQMTPSELASKAGVTRATMTGLLDRLETEGHVTRAQSQEDRRKLTINLTQAGQDFLQDVLPRLAELLESIGASLPAGNRGTLNGLLGSMKEALS; this comes from the coding sequence ATGTCCACAAATACGCTTGCACCCCAGTTTGATGCACTGCTTTCTGTTCTTTCCCGCATCCCCAGCCGAGATTTCTCGGCAGTCCAGACCTCTGTCGATCTTTTGGAGACGGCTCAGGCCATGTTTCGCTGCCTCGAGGAGCGTTTTTTCAAGGACGTTGTCTCAAAGGGAAAGTTTATGGTTCTGACCCTGCTTATGGATGCGCCAGAAAGTCAGATGACCCCTTCCGAGCTTGCGAGCAAGGCCGGAGTAACCCGTGCCACAATGACCGGGCTTCTGGACCGCCTCGAAACCGAAGGGCACGTGACCCGCGCCCAGAGTCAGGAAGACCGCAGAAAGCTGACCATTAACCTGACACAGGCAGGTCAAGACTTTTTGCAGGATGTTCTGCCAAGGCTGGCCGAGCTTTTAGAAAGTATTGGTGCATCACTGCCCGCAGGAAACCGTGGGACGCTCAATGGACTTCTGGGAAGCATGAAGGAGGCGCTCTCGTGA
- a CDS encoding 4Fe-4S dicluster domain-containing protein: MSLSKFFKFFPWVKPSTVAFLEEAEKLPHFGWLEKLHGYIYGRFCYFYIGVGIGKHPLTKLAAPLVWLMDKLYPLHPEETTSSHFSWADSYHGKAVPLDEAVKLIQVNRNIELHNLEHVLPYNNAKDIVLQHPDHIAVLDCPCRALREHPCLPMDVCLIIGEPFASFIREHHPDKSRWITAEEAVEILKAEDKRGHVHHVFFKEAMLERFYAICNCCSCCCGAMQAQRNGIEMLCSSGFIAQINTEECVGCGMCEKHCQFHAIQIIEKKAVVDTAKCMGCGVCQGQCAKQAISLARADGKPEPLEIEKLLEQASSSSQHA; encoded by the coding sequence ATGTCCCTCTCGAAATTTTTTAAATTCTTCCCCTGGGTCAAACCCTCTACTGTTGCTTTTCTCGAAGAAGCAGAAAAGCTCCCCCACTTCGGCTGGCTCGAAAAGCTGCACGGCTACATCTATGGCCGCTTCTGCTACTTTTACATCGGCGTTGGAATAGGCAAGCACCCGCTCACCAAGCTCGCCGCCCCCCTTGTCTGGCTTATGGACAAGCTCTATCCTCTCCATCCCGAAGAGACCACATCCTCGCACTTTTCATGGGCCGACTCCTATCACGGCAAGGCTGTACCTCTTGATGAAGCCGTTAAGCTCATTCAGGTGAACAGAAACATTGAGCTTCACAACCTTGAGCATGTGCTTCCATACAACAACGCCAAGGACATTGTTCTCCAGCACCCCGACCACATTGCGGTGCTGGACTGCCCCTGTCGTGCCCTGCGCGAGCATCCCTGTCTGCCCATGGATGTCTGTCTGATTATTGGTGAGCCTTTTGCCAGCTTCATCCGCGAGCACCATCCAGACAAATCTCGCTGGATCACCGCCGAGGAAGCCGTTGAAATCCTCAAAGCAGAGGACAAGCGCGGTCACGTCCATCATGTCTTTTTTAAGGAAGCCATGCTGGAACGCTTCTACGCTATTTGCAACTGTTGCAGCTGCTGCTGTGGAGCCATGCAGGCCCAGCGGAATGGTATTGAGATGTTGTGTTCCTCAGGCTTCATCGCCCAAATCAACACAGAAGAATGTGTCGGCTGCGGCATGTGTGAAAAGCACTGCCAGTTCCACGCCATACAGATCATAGAAAAAAAGGCTGTGGTAGACACAGCCAAATGTATGGGATGCGGTGTCTGTCAGGGGCAGTGCGCAAAGCAGGCCATTAGCCTCGCCCGCGCAGACGGCAAGCCAGAACCGCTTGAGATTGAAAAGCTGCTTGAACAAGCAAGCTCAAGCAGCCAACACGCCTAA
- a CDS encoding DnaA ATPase domain-containing protein yields the protein MSEAWAQISDILAKTTGPGTYKVWIKPLEAEQSPGGLTVLAPNSFVASWVKDRLADDIADAAAQVLGSRPSIEIKVRRREKRVKTTVIEQPLLQTASVQAPTPAFAMAGAPSAPNSAPQYSAPAREHEGPVSAQRIITQNIPEAFTELAQRGQQAQQRRARLASPAQQPQHVAPQHMQQMGLPNLTPAAPKTFDYHNWRFCFDDFVVGPCNRLAFAAASGMCNNQLMTNQLFLNSAPGLGKTHLLQAIGAQIATTSNRSNVRVGYATAEEFTRQLILAIRAKEVERFKAQYRENLDVLLLEDVHFLQGRQVAQDEMLATLIALENRGCKIVMSSSFLPRELKDIDGHLTSRLNAGFLATIDTPDFDTRRRIVTSKASLHQVVLPGEVSEYLADNLRDDVRQIESCIKNLVLKARLLGENITMDLAADILQNYTTSNNVSHFSLQKIVRFICESFDLTYEQLSSKTRKRSVVMARNTAFFLARRYTDLGLKQIGSQFNRRHSTVLKGITNVEREISLQTPLGRQLDTVVERIKTF from the coding sequence ATGTCTGAAGCTTGGGCTCAAATATCTGATATACTCGCGAAAACGACCGGACCCGGCACCTACAAGGTATGGATTAAACCCCTTGAGGCCGAGCAATCCCCCGGTGGGCTTACCGTTTTGGCGCCGAACAGCTTTGTTGCTTCCTGGGTCAAGGACAGGTTGGCTGATGACATCGCCGACGCCGCCGCTCAGGTCTTAGGCAGTCGTCCGAGCATCGAAATCAAGGTTCGCAGACGCGAAAAGCGTGTGAAAACCACTGTCATTGAGCAGCCTTTGCTGCAAACCGCATCCGTACAGGCCCCGACGCCCGCTTTCGCTATGGCGGGCGCTCCCTCCGCGCCGAACAGTGCCCCTCAGTATTCCGCTCCCGCTCGTGAGCATGAAGGCCCTGTCTCCGCGCAGCGTATTATTACTCAGAACATTCCTGAGGCCTTTACAGAACTTGCCCAGCGTGGCCAGCAGGCGCAGCAGCGTCGTGCTCGCCTCGCGTCTCCTGCCCAGCAGCCCCAGCACGTTGCTCCGCAGCACATGCAGCAGATGGGACTTCCCAACTTGACCCCCGCGGCTCCAAAAACTTTCGATTACCACAACTGGCGTTTCTGTTTCGATGACTTCGTTGTTGGACCCTGCAACCGGCTCGCTTTTGCCGCCGCTAGCGGTATGTGCAACAACCAGCTCATGACAAACCAGCTCTTTTTGAATTCCGCTCCCGGGCTGGGAAAAACGCATCTGTTGCAGGCTATTGGTGCTCAAATCGCTACCACCTCCAACCGCAGCAATGTGCGCGTTGGCTATGCAACAGCAGAAGAATTTACTCGTCAGCTTATTCTCGCCATTCGCGCCAAAGAAGTTGAACGTTTCAAGGCGCAGTATCGTGAGAACCTCGACGTTCTCCTTCTTGAGGATGTGCACTTCCTTCAGGGACGGCAGGTTGCTCAGGATGAGATGTTGGCGACTCTTATCGCCCTTGAGAACAGAGGATGCAAAATCGTTATGTCCAGCTCGTTCCTTCCAAGGGAACTTAAGGACATTGACGGTCATTTGACCTCGCGTCTCAATGCGGGATTCCTCGCAACTATTGATACTCCTGATTTCGACACCCGTCGGCGCATTGTGACCTCCAAGGCAAGTCTGCATCAGGTCGTGCTTCCCGGTGAGGTCTCTGAGTATCTTGCCGACAATCTGCGCGATGATGTGCGTCAGATTGAAAGCTGCATTAAGAATCTCGTTCTCAAGGCTCGGCTCCTTGGTGAGAACATTACGATGGATCTCGCCGCCGATATTCTTCAGAACTACACGACCAGCAACAACGTCAGTCACTTTAGTTTACAGAAGATTGTGCGCTTCATTTGTGAGAGCTTTGACCTCACGTATGAGCAGCTCTCTTCCAAGACTCGCAAGCGCAGCGTTGTTATGGCTCGTAACACTGCCTTCTTCCTCGCCCGTCGTTACACTGACCTCGGTCTCAAGCAGATCGGCAGTCAGTTCAACCGTCGTCACTCAACGGTGCTCAAGGGCATCACCAACGTCGAACGAGAAATCTCTTTACAGACTCCCCTCGGTCGCCAGCTCGACACTGTCGTCGAGCGCATTAAAACTTTTTAG
- a CDS encoding NAD-glutamate dehydrogenase domain-containing protein, producing the protein MEKERVDGGTGLDVVAEVRGRVSDELVQSAERIVPWFYDNMPPYYFQTHSRDEQVRHLQGLISGNITVDKHVLALKSPCGTKVTFISPGGGTAELIAALGEVLDEEILNARMYASRDGQIRLDTFILAPQSTVDRDGPGFAEAIKKVQDSSMLPAEEVSEFADFLAGATGDCVDKFEVERAVRHFRIWKDMTGCEQVRVYREDNVYEDQCRLMVAMSSPPQKGVVQELVRVLQRSHCEVQRGYVDVYALPDQTFGLCSFYLRQCASEPLANKDRWEQVETELSRIKWFAGDETLETFADERGWSISQVMFMQAATEFVHQFLVRRDMYAYTAHNIVHAVLAHPEIAEKLLRCFELRFDPQLDAGEKQSLELQKEIRRSLRTISDEMTLHVFDVILMFIRHTLRTNYFLPNRFGLSFRMDSKILSSLPGDYGKSEDNPLPYGFFFFHGANYQAFHVRYRDTARGGVRVVPTRSQENFELESNRLFSEVTALAYSQQQKNKDIPEGGSKAVILLGPRGDIDLAVKSMADSLLDLIVTEPDAPEGVFTLPGVKDYVQQEEVIFLGPDEHIQPKHINWIVERARERGFRWPSAFMSSKPKTGINHKEYGVTSLGVIVFVEEVLNVLGIDPHKERFTVKFTGGPRGDVAGNAMRILIEQFGDNAVIVAANDGHGAAYDPEGLDHAELMRLFKDVRGISEFDPAKLRGKDAVVAGTDTPEGVELRDNLHFRAHADVFIPSGGRPDTINERNWQQYLDKDGVPTSRAIVEGANIFLSPPAREKLQQHGVMILHGASANKTGVICSSYEILAGLTLTDEEFLSIKDEYVAQVLGILRVRARSEAQLLLTEFKRTNGKVFLTELTREVSREINELGDRLAEELQGGPRIGTREDVRNLVLGYCPQVLSTKFEDRIFDNIPQSYLRALVASHAAARIIYAEGLGWLTSMSQTRKAGEVILAYLREDRRLRGYMDELEKCDMPYKEEVLRIVAETGRRFLTEQQLEVE; encoded by the coding sequence GTGGAGAAAGAACGTGTCGATGGTGGCACGGGGCTTGATGTCGTAGCAGAAGTGCGCGGCAGAGTCTCCGACGAACTGGTGCAGAGTGCCGAGCGAATTGTACCGTGGTTCTATGACAATATGCCACCGTACTACTTCCAGACCCACTCACGTGATGAGCAGGTTCGGCATCTTCAGGGGCTGATTTCCGGAAACATTACGGTCGACAAACATGTTCTTGCGTTAAAAAGTCCGTGTGGGACAAAGGTGACGTTTATTTCACCTGGAGGTGGAACGGCAGAACTTATTGCTGCTCTTGGGGAAGTTCTGGACGAAGAAATTTTGAATGCCCGCATGTATGCGAGCCGTGACGGTCAAATTCGGCTGGACACATTTATTTTGGCGCCGCAGAGTACCGTGGACAGAGACGGTCCCGGCTTTGCCGAAGCCATTAAAAAAGTGCAGGACAGCAGCATGCTGCCCGCAGAAGAAGTGTCTGAGTTCGCCGACTTTTTGGCCGGAGCAACTGGCGACTGCGTTGACAAGTTTGAGGTTGAGCGGGCCGTGCGCCATTTCCGTATCTGGAAAGATATGACTGGCTGCGAGCAGGTCCGGGTCTATCGCGAAGATAATGTCTATGAAGATCAGTGCCGACTTATGGTGGCCATGAGCTCACCGCCACAAAAAGGCGTTGTTCAGGAACTGGTTCGCGTTCTCCAGCGTTCGCATTGTGAAGTGCAGCGTGGGTACGTGGATGTGTATGCGCTGCCAGACCAGACTTTTGGTTTGTGCAGCTTTTATTTGCGCCAGTGCGCAAGTGAACCACTCGCGAACAAAGACCGCTGGGAACAGGTCGAAACCGAGCTGAGTCGTATCAAATGGTTTGCTGGTGATGAAACTCTGGAAACCTTTGCTGACGAGAGAGGCTGGTCAATCTCGCAGGTCATGTTCATGCAGGCCGCAACAGAGTTTGTGCATCAGTTCCTTGTCCGCCGTGACATGTATGCCTACACGGCTCACAACATTGTTCATGCCGTGCTTGCGCATCCTGAAATTGCTGAAAAGCTTCTTCGCTGCTTTGAGTTGCGTTTTGATCCTCAACTGGATGCCGGTGAAAAGCAGTCGCTTGAGCTGCAAAAAGAGATTCGCCGGAGTCTGAGGACCATTTCTGACGAGATGACCCTGCATGTCTTTGACGTCATCTTAATGTTTATCCGCCATACCCTGCGGACGAACTACTTCCTTCCCAACCGCTTTGGTCTGTCCTTCCGGATGGACTCCAAGATTCTCAGTTCCTTGCCCGGTGATTATGGCAAGAGTGAAGACAATCCTCTGCCATATGGGTTCTTCTTCTTCCACGGCGCAAACTATCAGGCGTTTCATGTTCGTTATCGCGATACCGCTCGCGGTGGTGTGCGTGTGGTTCCGACTCGCAGTCAGGAAAATTTCGAGCTGGAATCTAACCGCCTTTTCTCCGAAGTGACCGCGCTTGCGTATTCGCAGCAGCAGAAGAACAAAGACATCCCGGAAGGCGGCTCAAAGGCCGTTATCCTGCTTGGACCACGTGGCGACATCGACCTCGCGGTCAAGTCTATGGCAGATTCGCTGCTCGACCTGATTGTGACGGAGCCAGACGCCCCCGAAGGCGTGTTTACGCTTCCCGGCGTCAAAGATTATGTGCAGCAGGAAGAAGTCATCTTCCTTGGCCCAGACGAGCACATTCAGCCCAAGCACATTAACTGGATTGTTGAGCGTGCACGGGAGCGTGGGTTCCGCTGGCCGTCTGCGTTTATGAGTTCCAAGCCAAAAACAGGCATCAATCACAAAGAATATGGCGTGACCTCTCTTGGTGTTATTGTCTTTGTGGAAGAAGTCCTGAATGTTTTGGGCATTGACCCGCACAAGGAGCGCTTCACCGTGAAGTTCACGGGTGGACCGCGTGGCGACGTCGCTGGTAATGCCATGCGCATTCTCATTGAGCAGTTTGGCGACAACGCCGTGATTGTTGCTGCCAATGACGGGCATGGTGCTGCGTATGATCCTGAGGGTCTGGATCATGCCGAGCTGATGCGGCTGTTTAAGGACGTCAGGGGCATTTCCGAGTTCGACCCGGCAAAGCTTCGGGGCAAGGATGCCGTTGTTGCCGGAACTGACACGCCTGAGGGTGTGGAGCTTCGCGACAATCTGCATTTCCGCGCTCATGCTGACGTCTTTATTCCTTCCGGTGGTCGTCCCGACACGATCAACGAGCGGAACTGGCAGCAGTATTTGGACAAGGACGGTGTTCCGACGTCTCGCGCCATTGTGGAAGGCGCCAACATCTTCCTGTCGCCGCCTGCACGTGAAAAACTTCAGCAGCATGGTGTCATGATTCTACACGGTGCCAGTGCGAACAAGACTGGCGTTATTTGTTCGTCCTATGAAATCCTTGCTGGGCTGACGCTTACAGATGAGGAGTTCCTCAGCATCAAGGACGAGTATGTGGCGCAGGTTTTGGGGATTCTGAGGGTTCGGGCCAGAAGCGAAGCCCAGCTTTTGCTTACTGAGTTTAAGCGGACCAATGGCAAGGTGTTCCTGACTGAGCTGACTCGCGAAGTTTCTCGCGAAATCAACGAGCTTGGTGACCGTCTGGCAGAAGAGCTGCAAGGTGGTCCACGCATTGGAACCCGTGAGGATGTTCGGAATCTCGTTCTTGGGTATTGTCCGCAGGTTTTGTCGACAAAGTTTGAAGACAGGATTTTCGACAATATTCCACAGAGTTATTTGCGGGCACTCGTGGCATCGCATGCTGCGGCCCGTATTATCTATGCCGAAGGGCTTGGCTGGCTGACTTCCATGAGCCAGACCCGGAAGGCTGGAGAGGTGATTCTGGCGTATCTGCGCGAAGACAGGCGTCTGCGCGGCTACATGGATGAACTCGAAAAGTGCGATATGCCATACAAGGAAGAAGTGCTTCGGATTGTTGCCGAGACAGGGCGTCGGTTCCTGACAGAGCAGCAGCTTGAGGTTGAATAA
- the ruvB gene encoding Holliday junction branch migration DNA helicase RuvB, whose protein sequence is MAAEQCVADETIRPRRLDDFVGQEDLCANLKVFIQAAREREQAMDHTLLYGSPGLGKTTLAQIMASELGVNLVSTSGPVLERSGDLAAILTNLGCNDILFIDEIHRMPATVEEVLYPAMEDFKLDLVIGQGPAARTVKIDLEPFTLVGATTRIGLLTSPLRDRFGVINRLEFYSPDELACIVSRSARILGVEITEDGALTVGRRSRGTPRIANRLLRRVRDFAMVDGSGFIDETLAKKALLRMDVDEQGLDYMDRKILSTIINHYGGGPVGVKPLAVACSEEVRTIEDIYEPYLIQCGFLKRTPRGRVASSKAYAHMKIFES, encoded by the coding sequence ATGGCGGCAGAGCAGTGTGTGGCGGACGAGACGATTCGTCCACGGCGATTGGATGACTTTGTTGGACAGGAAGATCTCTGCGCCAACCTCAAGGTGTTCATTCAGGCTGCGCGAGAGCGTGAGCAGGCAATGGACCACACGCTTTTATATGGGAGTCCTGGGCTTGGTAAAACCACACTGGCCCAGATTATGGCCTCTGAGCTTGGCGTCAACCTTGTTTCGACCTCTGGCCCTGTTTTGGAGCGCAGTGGTGACCTCGCAGCCATTTTGACCAACCTTGGCTGCAACGATATCCTTTTTATTGACGAAATTCACCGTATGCCCGCCACGGTTGAGGAAGTTCTGTATCCTGCGATGGAGGACTTCAAGCTTGATCTGGTGATTGGGCAGGGACCTGCCGCGCGTACGGTCAAGATAGACCTTGAGCCGTTTACCCTTGTTGGGGCAACGACTCGAATTGGCCTGTTGACGTCACCCCTTCGGGACCGTTTCGGGGTGATTAACCGTCTGGAGTTTTATTCTCCGGATGAACTGGCCTGCATTGTGTCGCGCTCTGCCCGTATTCTTGGTGTTGAGATCACTGAGGATGGGGCACTGACTGTTGGCCGTCGCTCGCGCGGGACTCCGCGTATTGCGAACAGGCTTTTGCGGCGAGTGCGAGATTTTGCCATGGTGGATGGCAGCGGATTCATTGATGAGACGCTGGCCAAAAAAGCACTTCTGCGAATGGATGTTGACGAGCAGGGGCTTGATTACATGGACCGGAAGATTCTTTCGACCATTATCAACCACTATGGCGGAGGTCCGGTTGGTGTTAAACCACTGGCCGTGGCCTGTTCCGAAGAAGTTCGGACCATTGAGGACATTTATGAGCCGTATCTTATTCAGTGCGGTTTTTTGAAGCGGACCCCCCGCGGGCGCGTTGCCTCTTCCAAGGCCTATGCGCATATGAAAATTTTTGAGAGTTAA